In one window of Pirellulales bacterium DNA:
- a CDS encoding PEP-CTERM sorting domain-containing protein encodes MGTYTRSQCVHTILAGLALAVCALVAFSARPVRAQLLAFPGADGAGALASGGRGGIVYHVTKLDTKFSDSGVGTLRYGLNDANFKDSGGNVIPRTIVFDVGGTIWLGRNPTDTEGWDTEDPMSIGSNVTLAGQTAPGGITIMGGGLKANGNNSIIRNVVIAPGYGTRSLNSTTGYADSYVFDGMNIHANNVIIDHVSTVFSTDEGISADEFANNVTVQYSDISQGQNYPQADAENPGTYTGHALGSLWQPGTNAKTSILHNLYAQQKGRLVRVGTETSKLTSGVGAINDIRNNVIYNWYDTAGTGASGQPSSNNFVGNFYLAGPGGDDNSGTTIISKAGGTSIFNGSSASVTGVYQSGNLKDTNKDGDANDGVTTTAADFTNSTLQANPYAVPVYGVTDSATAAYQNVLNYAGANWNNRNSIDARLVNEVRTGTGKITAFNDPTHGTDWNALLALRSVTNGGVGGTGAMIRSANFDSDGDGMPDAWEAAHGLNPNVADNNGDFDSDGYTNLEEYINELGEWPAPQPLVFNPAGGRFELSTSWNILWQPSRYDEAQINSGVCTITSVGQHANVVRLATSAGNVAEMDISGGWLKVESGVVIGNTPTSQGTLRLSGGELSTPLLTKGAAGQFFFTGGKLHADAVAFDLVNQGGVLAPGDTLGGFNASNVFVPGVHIGQTHVLGNLTLQSGSLEIELGSHTLSDSLTIDSLLTLGGTLDVELFNGFQPQVGDRWQIASAAGITGSFAAITTGFTLDQEGGNLFLVSQVPEPSSAILMLLGLLAVGSTAFRSTWTRKPIPVWASPSNFQKQANFKIRNDHAR; translated from the coding sequence ATGGGCACTTATACGCGCTCTCAATGCGTACATACCATTCTGGCCGGGCTGGCACTTGCCGTGTGCGCATTGGTTGCATTTTCCGCGAGACCAGTGCGCGCTCAATTGTTGGCTTTTCCGGGCGCTGATGGAGCAGGGGCCCTGGCTTCTGGCGGCCGCGGCGGAATTGTGTATCACGTCACCAAGCTCGATACCAAATTCAGCGATTCCGGCGTCGGCACGTTGCGGTACGGCCTGAACGACGCCAACTTCAAAGACAGTGGCGGCAACGTCATTCCGCGGACCATTGTGTTTGATGTCGGCGGCACCATCTGGCTGGGTCGCAATCCGACCGATACCGAAGGCTGGGATACCGAAGATCCTATGTCGATTGGCTCGAATGTTACGCTGGCCGGACAGACCGCACCGGGCGGAATTACGATTATGGGGGGCGGACTGAAAGCCAACGGCAACAATTCCATTATCCGCAACGTGGTCATCGCGCCGGGATATGGGACGCGATCGCTTAACTCCACCACGGGCTACGCCGATTCGTATGTTTTCGACGGCATGAACATTCACGCCAATAACGTGATTATCGATCACGTTTCGACCGTCTTCTCCACGGATGAGGGAATCTCAGCCGACGAATTTGCCAACAACGTGACCGTGCAGTACAGCGATATTTCGCAGGGGCAGAATTATCCACAGGCCGATGCCGAAAATCCGGGCACGTACACTGGCCATGCGTTAGGTTCGCTGTGGCAGCCGGGCACGAATGCCAAAACCAGCATTTTGCACAATTTATATGCGCAGCAAAAAGGACGGTTGGTGCGAGTGGGAACTGAGACCTCGAAACTCACTTCTGGCGTGGGCGCCATCAACGATATTCGCAACAACGTCATTTACAATTGGTACGATACCGCCGGCACCGGCGCTTCTGGGCAGCCAAGTTCCAACAACTTTGTGGGCAATTTTTATCTGGCCGGACCAGGCGGCGATGATAACTCTGGCACTACCATTATCAGCAAGGCCGGGGGCACGAGCATTTTTAACGGGTCCAGTGCCAGCGTGACCGGCGTGTACCAGTCGGGAAATTTGAAAGACACCAATAAAGACGGCGATGCCAACGACGGCGTCACCACCACCGCTGCCGATTTCACCAATTCCACGCTGCAGGCCAACCCGTACGCAGTTCCTGTGTATGGCGTGACCGACAGCGCGACCGCCGCATACCAAAACGTGCTGAATTACGCGGGCGCGAATTGGAACAATCGCAATTCGATTGATGCCCGCTTGGTCAACGAAGTGCGCACCGGCACGGGCAAAATTACAGCCTTCAACGATCCCACGCACGGCACGGATTGGAACGCACTGTTGGCTCTGCGTTCGGTGACCAATGGCGGCGTTGGGGGCACGGGCGCCATGATTCGGTCGGCGAATTTCGATTCCGATGGGGACGGCATGCCCGATGCTTGGGAAGCTGCACACGGATTGAATCCGAACGTGGCCGACAACAATGGCGATTTCGACAGCGACGGTTACACGAATCTGGAAGAGTACATTAACGAACTGGGCGAGTGGCCGGCTCCCCAGCCGTTGGTGTTCAATCCCGCGGGTGGTCGATTTGAACTGAGCACGAGTTGGAATATTTTGTGGCAGCCGTCGCGCTATGACGAAGCGCAAATCAACTCCGGCGTGTGCACTATTACCAGCGTCGGCCAGCATGCCAATGTAGTGCGTTTGGCGACCAGTGCAGGCAATGTTGCCGAGATGGATATCAGCGGCGGCTGGCTGAAAGTGGAAAGCGGCGTGGTCATCGGAAACACTCCCACGTCGCAAGGAACGTTGCGGCTGAGCGGCGGAGAGTTAAGCACGCCGCTGTTGACGAAAGGGGCGGCCGGTCAGTTTTTCTTCACCGGCGGAAAGCTGCATGCCGATGCGGTGGCGTTTGATCTGGTCAACCAAGGCGGCGTATTAGCGCCCGGCGACACTTTGGGCGGCTTCAATGCCAGCAATGTGTTTGTGCCGGGAGTGCATATTGGCCAAACTCACGTGCTGGGCAATTTAACGCTGCAAAGTGGATCGCTGGAAATTGAATTGGGCAGCCACACCCTGAGCGATTCGCTGACCATCGACAGCCTGCTCACGTTGGGCGGAACGCTTGATGTAGAATTATTCAACGGCTTCCAACCGCAGGTGGGCGATCGTTGGCAAATTGCTTCCGCCGCCGGCATAACGGGCAGTTTTGCAGCAATCACCACTGGCTTTACGCTCGATCAAGAAGGGGGTAACTTGTTTTTGGTTTCGCAAGTGCCCGAACCAAGCTCGGCGATCCTCATGCTGTTGGGACTGCTCGCCGTGGGGAGCACAGCATTTCGTTCCACGTGGACAAGGAAACCAATTCCAGTGTGGGCTTCACCTTCGAATTTTCAAAAACAGGCAAATTTCAAAATCAGGAATGACCATGCACGCTAA
- a CDS encoding DUF933 domain-containing protein, with protein MKIGIVGYQGSGKSTLFTWLTGVKADPAQAHLSQSAMAPIPEARIEPLCGIYHPKKITMAALEVVDTPGLSRTHEGNAARLALIREAGCLLLTVAAHGGADPLVDLRTFEEDLLLADLDIVSGRVQRLEESLKKPRPKDQRELEEHELAALKILLTTLEAGQHAREAQLSEEQWKFTRSFRLLTEKPKMVLVNLADDDPADKFPPPASASTVDTGAPALAWATVPLRLEMDLAAMSPEERAAFQAEFGLAQVDRDHVIRQIMTASGQMLYFTAGEKEVRTWILRRGGAALEAAENIHTDLARGFIRAEVMRSEDLIRLGSEREIKAQGLVRQEPKDYVVQEGDILNIKFSV; from the coding sequence ATGAAAATTGGAATTGTCGGTTATCAAGGTTCGGGAAAAAGCACGCTATTTACGTGGTTGACGGGCGTCAAGGCCGATCCTGCCCAGGCGCATCTCTCGCAAAGCGCGATGGCGCCCATTCCCGAGGCCCGCATTGAGCCGCTGTGCGGAATTTATCATCCCAAAAAAATCACCATGGCGGCGCTGGAAGTGGTCGACACGCCCGGGCTCAGCCGCACTCACGAAGGCAATGCCGCTCGGCTGGCGCTCATTCGCGAAGCCGGCTGCTTGCTGCTCACGGTGGCGGCGCATGGGGGAGCCGATCCGCTGGTTGATTTGCGCACATTTGAGGAAGATTTGTTGCTGGCCGATTTGGATATTGTTTCCGGCCGCGTGCAGCGATTGGAAGAATCGCTCAAAAAGCCGCGTCCGAAAGATCAACGGGAATTGGAAGAACACGAACTGGCCGCGCTCAAAATTCTGCTGACCACGCTGGAAGCCGGCCAGCACGCCCGTGAGGCGCAACTTTCGGAAGAGCAGTGGAAGTTCACTCGTTCGTTTCGGCTGCTGACCGAAAAGCCGAAAATGGTGTTGGTGAATTTAGCCGATGATGATCCCGCCGATAAATTTCCGCCGCCGGCCAGCGCTTCCACTGTGGATACCGGAGCACCGGCGCTCGCTTGGGCCACGGTTCCCTTGCGGCTGGAAATGGATTTGGCCGCGATGAGCCCGGAAGAGCGGGCCGCATTTCAAGCAGAATTCGGCCTGGCACAAGTCGATCGAGACCATGTGATTCGGCAAATTATGACCGCCTCCGGGCAAATGCTTTATTTCACCGCCGGCGAAAAAGAGGTTCGCACCTGGATTTTGCGCCGTGGCGGCGCCGCCTTGGAAGCGGCCGAAAACATTCACACCGATTTGGCTCGCGGCTTCATTCGGGCCGAAGTCATGCGCAGCGAAGATTTAATCCGCCTGGGCAGCGAGCGCGAAATCAAAGCCCAAGGGCTGGTGCGACAAGAGCCAAAAGATTACGTCGTGCAGGAGGGAGATATTCTGAACATTAAGTTCAGCGTGTGA